In Methanocaldococcus sp. FS406-22, the genomic stretch GAGTTTTAGCTTCAAACTCAGCAGCACATGTATCTACCATTTTATATAACGGGATTATGTTTAGCTTTTTCCTTAACTCTCTAACTTCCATCTCATCCATTCCCAATAAATGAGCTATCTGCTTATCAGAGAATCCCATTTTTTTAGCCTTTAATAATATTTCCTTTAATTTTTCCATGTTTTCCATATAACCACCATTTTAGGGATAATTTTTATTAAATTAAATTTTTAATTTTATTCCTCTTTAGCCCTCTTTAATGCCAAGAGTCCATTAATTATGCACACAACTCCAACTAAGGTAACCAACAACCTACCGGTTATTAAAGCAAATAATGTCAATGCTACAAGTATGAGATTCATTATGATTATTAGTCTTATTTTTGTCTCTTTTTTCATAATATCCCTTTTTTGAATTAGGCAATTTTTGCTTTATCTAAGTTTTTAATCTCCTTTAAAATGTTACCAATTACTTTTTCACCAGCATTCCATAGTTCTATACCAATTATGTTTCCATCTTTATCATACTCTATCCAAACGTCTTCATCAATCTCATCAGTATCACTAACATCTCCCTCTTTAATTAAAATATAGAGAATATCTGATTTTGGGTCATATCTAATCTTCATAATCTAATCCACCTCGCATTATTTACTCTATTTGAAACAATCTTTTCTAAACTTTTACTTGTATCTATAACTGTAACAACTTCAACACCTTCCCTAACTCTATCGTAGGCAATTATTAAATAATGCCCTTCTTTTTTCTCCCTTTCTCCAATTGCTATCAAATGTCTATTTCTTATATCATAAAATTTCATCTTAGGATTCTTTATTATATTAACGACTTCATTAAGTTCAATATTTCTTTCTTTTAACCTTAATTTTGCATGTTCGGTTAGATAAATCTCCATTCTTCCAGCCAATTCTAAGTTTATAGTTTTTCTGCTTTAATGCTTAGCTTATAAATATCTAACTCCTCATCTTCTTTTAATTTTTCAAGCTCTTTCTTCATATCAACAATATTCTTAATCTTCTTAATGAAGAATTCATCAATATCCGTTAGCTCAACTATTTTTTCAACACTCCATCCTTTTTCTAATGCCTTAGCAATAACAAAAATCCTCTCATCTGTTGGATTTTTCAATATCTCTTCTATCTCTTCATCACTGTAATCTTTATCCTTTCCATCTCCAATTAAACCAAATCTTCCAATGTCCAAACTTCTAATTGCCTTTTGTAAAGCTTCTTCAAAACTCCTACCTATAGCCATAACCTCTCCAGTAGATTTCATACTTGTTCCTAATCTCTTATCAACTGTCTTAAACTTATCAAACGGCCATCTTGGGATTTTTACAACAACATAATCCAAAGTTGGTTCAAAGCTTGCTGGTGTCTCCTTTGTGACATCGTTTAATATCTCATCCAATGTTTTACCAATAGCTATTTTAGCTGCTATCCTTGCTATTGGGTAGCCAGTAGCTTTACTTGCTAAAGCAGAACTTCTTGAAACTCTTGGATTTACCTCTATAACTCTATACTCAGTCATTTCCTTATTTACAGCAAATTGTATATTACAACCTCCCTCAATTCCTAAATGCCTTATAATCTTTATAGCCGCATTTCTTAGCTTTTGATAAAACTCATCTGGCAATGTTTGGATAGGAGAGACAACAATACTCTCTCCAGTGTGTATCCCCATTGGGTCTATGTTTTCCATACCACAGACAATTATACATGTATCTTTTCTATCCCTCATAACCTCAAGCTCAAACTCCTTCCATCCTAAGACGCTCTCATCAATCAAAACTTGGTGGATTATAGAGTATTTTAAACCCTTTGAAGCAATATCCATTAACTCCTCTTTGTTGTGGGCAATTCCCCCTCCAGTTCCTCCTAAGGTAAATGCTGGTCTTACAATAACTGGATATCCAATCTCTTCAGCAAACTCTATTGCCTCATCAACAGAATTAACTGCCTTACACTTTGTAACTGGCTCATTAATTTCAGCCATTGCCTCAGCAAAAAGCTCTCTATCCTCTGCTATCTCAATTGTCTTTATATTTGAACCAAGGAGTTTTATCCCATATTTGTCTAAAATCCCTCTTCTATGCAACTCTAAAGCTAAGTTAAGCCCTGTCTGCCCACCCATTGTTGGTAAAATAGCATCTGGTCTCTCTTTCTCAATAATCTTTTCAACAATTGTTGGATGTAACGGCTCTAAATAAACCTTATCTGCCATATCTGTATCTGTTTGGATAGTAGCTGGGTTAGAATTAACTAAAATAGTATAAATTCCCTCTTCCTTCAAAGCTTTACATGCCTGAGAACCTGAAAAATCGAACTCTGCTGCCTGTCCAATAACTATCGGCCCAGAACCAAAAACCATTACCTTTTCAATAGTTTCCATCAATATCCACCACAATAATATTTTACAATATTTATATATTTGACTATTATTATTCAGATTATCTTAATATTGAGGATGAGCTTTTAAAATTGCATAACTATATTTATGTTACTTAACTTTAAGTATCCTTTCCATAATAATCAGTTAAGGTTTTTAAACTTAATGGTGCATGAATGGTGAAAACATGGAAGAGAAGATTTTGGCTATTGCATTAAGAAATGCTATCAAATATAATGGAAAGGCAAATCCAAAGGCAGTTTTAGGGATATTTTTGTCAGAAAATCCAGAATATAGGAGTAAAGCTAAAGAAATACTGCCAATTGTGGAGAAGGTCGTTGAAGATGTTAATAAACTACCACTGGATGAGATAAAGAAAAAACTAGAGGAGTTAGGAGAAGATGCTAAAAAGAAAGAAAAAAAGGAGAGAGATTTAGAATTACCAAACGTTAAAGATAAGGTGGTTATGAGATTTGCTCCTAATCCATCTGGCCCTTTACACATAGGACATGCAAGAGCTGCAGTTCTAAACGACTACTTTGTTAAAAAATATGGTGGAAAGTTAATTTTAAGATTAGAGGATACAGACCCAAAGAGAGTTCTGCCAGAAGCTTATGATATGATTAAAGAAGATTTGGATTGGCTGGGGGTTAAAGTTGATGAAGTAGTTATACAATCAGATAGGATAGAGCTTTATTATGAATATGGTAGAAAATTAATTGAGATGGGAAAAGCCTATGTTTGTGATTGTAATCCAGAAGAGTTTAGAGAATTGAGAAATAAAGGAATTCCATGTAAGTGTAGGGAGAGAGCTGTTGAAGATAACTTAGAGCTTTGGGAAAAAATGCTAAATGGAGAGCTTGAAAATGTAGCTGTAAGATTAAAAACAGATATAAAGCACAAAAACCCATCAATCAGAGATTTTCCAATATTTAGAATTGAAAAAACACCTCACCCAAGAACTGGAGATAAATACTGTGTATATCCTTTAATGAACTTCTCAGTGCCAGTTGATGATTATTTATTAGGAATGACCCACGTTTTGAGAGGAAAAGACCACATTGTAAATACTGAAAAGCAAGCTTATATTTACAAATATTTTGGCTGGGAAATGCCAGAATTCATTCACTATGGAATTTTAAAGATAGAGGATATTGTTTTAAGCACCTCAGCTATGTATAAAGGAATTAAAGAAGGGCTTTATAGTGGATGGGACGATGTTAGGTTAGGTACTTTGAGAGCTTTAAGAAGAAGGGGGATTAAACCAGAGGCAATATATGAAATAATGAAGAGGATAGGAATTAAACAAGCAGATGTTAAATTTTCTTGGGAGAATTTATATGCCATAAATAAAGAGCTTATAGATAAAGACGCAAGAAGATTTTTCTTTGTCTGGAATCCAAAGAAGCTTGTTATTGAAGGAGCTGATAAAAAAGTTTTAAAGCTTAGAATGCATCCAGATAGACCAGAGTTTGGTGAAAGAGAGTTAATATTTGACGGAGAAGTTTATGTTGTTGGAGATGAGTTAGAGGAAAACAAGATGTATAGATTGATGGAGCTATTTAATATAGTTGTTGAGAAGGTTGATGACATTGCATTAGCTAAGTATCACTCAGATGACTTTAAAATAGCAAGGAAAAATAAAGCCAAAATTATACACTGGATTCCTGTAAAAGATAGTGTAAAGGTTAAAGTTTTAATGCCTAATGGAGAGATAAAGGAAGGCTTTGCTGAAAAGGACTTTAAAATGGTAGAGGTTGATGATATTATTCAGTTTGAGAGATTCGGGTTTGTAAGAATTGACAAAAAAGATGATGAGATAGTTTGTTGCTATGCACATAGATAAATAAATCTTTTATTTTTTAGATTTTAATTTCCTCATCTCTTTAATTTTTTTAGCTAATAATTCTCCATTTTCTTCATCTTCAACTTTTTTGACCCTTTTTATCTTATCCTCTTCTTCCCATTTTTTTCCAGTGTATCTCTTGGCTATAACATAAACCTCAGCACTTTCTTTTCTTGAAGCTTGAGGCTTTGTAATATAAACCTTCTCAAAGTATTTTTTAACTAAATTTACATAGTCATCTATCATATCTCCATAAAATACCTTAGCTACAAAATTTCCTCTCTCTTTTAGCATCTCAGTAGCTATTTGTAAGGCGGTAGTTACCAAGTCTATTGAACGAGCGTGGTCTATATCCCAATAACCACTTATATTTGGGGATGCATCACTTATAACCACATCCACCTTTTTTTCTTCGTTTGGAATTAGCTCTCTAATTTTATTTAAGCTCTCTTCCAAAGTAAAATCTCCTTTTATTGCAACTACATTATCATATTCAAACGGCTTAACTGGCTGTAAGTCAATGCCAATAATAAAACCCTTATCTCCTACAATCTCTCTCGCCACTTGCATCCATCCGCCCGGAGCACAACCTAAATCTAAAACTATCTTTCCAGGTTTAATAACATTAAACTTTTCATTTAACTGCATGAGTTTAAAAGATGCCCTTGAACGATATTTAAGTTTTTTAGCTAATTTGTAATAAAAATCCTTCTTTCTCTGCAAAATCCATCTTTTATCTTTTCTACCCATAGTTTCACCACAAATTTTAAAAATGTTAAACGTAATTTTTAAAGAAATGATTGTAATAAAACAAACCTTAAGAAAAGCTGATTCTTATGAGTTTGGGTAAGGATAGCATTTACATATTACTGTCAAATATATACTCAAAGGGAATGGCATATCTATTTTATTTTATAACTGCATTTTTGTTAGGAACTGAGGCATTTGGAATTTTAAAAGGTTTAATGCCAATAGTTGATACTCTAACAATATTTTTCTCTTCTGGCATTCCTCCAGCTATAGCAAAATTTTTAGCTGAAGAAAAAGAAGCAAATATTAACAAATATATCCCAATATTATATTTAATGATTTTGTTTTCAATTTTTGGGTTTATTCTAACCCCCTATGTAAAATATATATTAGGAGGGCATTATTTAAATTTAGATAACTCTTTATACTTAGCAATTGGGTTTTGTGTTGTAGCTTCAACATTAATTGCCTTTTCGAGAGGAATACTACAAGGATTGTTAAAGATTAAATATCTATCACTTACATGGATTGTTGAATATACAGTAAAGGTTATCTTAGTTTTTATTTTGACTTTATATTTTGGAATTTTTGGCTCTTTATTATCAATATCCTTATCTTATTTAATAGCAGGGATTTTTGGAGTTTATTTGATTTATAAGGCATTAAAAGGGAAATTCGATTTTAAAAAATTAATTGACATAAAAGATATAACAAAAAACATCTTTTCAAACTTTAACTTAGATATTTTAAAATACTCAGTCCCTATTGCTTTAACTTCATCATCCTACAGATTATTTGGAGATATTGATAACATTGTTATAATGTCTATTATGGGAGGATTTTGGAGTGGGATTTATGGCTATTCCTCCTTAATTTCAAGAGGAATATTTATGTTTGCTTCGGCTGTTAGCATCCCCCTCCTTCCAAGAATATCTAAGACAAAGGATTTAAGCTTATTAAAAGAAGGAATCATCCAAAATACTATCTTTTCATCAATTTTTGTTTTGGGTTGTTTGTTTTTCCCTGAAATTCCATTGATAGCATTTTTTAAAATAGCTAATCCAGAAGGAATTTTATGCCTAAGAATTTTAGCAATCTCTTCTTTATTTATGAGCTACTATACTTTAATATCCTCTGCCCTTCAAGGTTTGGGATATGCAAAAATTTCTTTCTACATAATTCTATTTGGGTTGGTGTTAAACATTGTTTTAAATTTAATTTTGGTAAATGCTTATGGAATCGTTGGAGGTAGCTTAGCCACTTTAATAACATCAATAACTGTCTTCTTAATTGGTGTTTTTGCTATTTTAAGAATAAAAAAGCATAAATAATTATTTAATTAGCTGATACTTATACTTTCCATTTAAAAGCTCAACTTTCAATCCTAATTTTGCTGGAATAACCTCTATGCCTGTATTTTGGGAAATGTATTCTGCCTCTATTTGAGGATTTGTCATCTTAACTCCCATGTGGTTCATTATCAATAACTCTGGCTTTTTACTCATTGAGTTTATTAAATCAATGGCATCATTAGAGCAGAGATGCCCTTTAATTCTCTCATTTTTCTTTCTAACAATATTTGCTATTAAAATCCTAACACCATCAAAGTCTTCAATCAATTCAGGTATTAATTCAGTGTCTGATGTATAACCAATATCCCCGTAAATTGTTGATAATCTAAATCCAATACCAAATGGGTCTCCATGTTTTGTATGCGTTGCCTTTAAAGTTGTGTCATATAGCTCTACTTCATCTTTAGGGTATAAAACTTGAACTTTTTCAAGCTTAGATTGATGGTATTTTGATACAACATGTTCATACTCTCCAAAACCCTCAACAACTGATAAACTACCTAAAAAAACTCCTCGCTTTTTTGTCATTCCCTGAGTTATAGCTTCAACAATAATCTCTCCATCAGTATAGTGGTCTGGATGGCAGTGGGATATAAATAAAGCGTTAGTTCTCCATGGAGATATCTTTAATTCATTTAATCTTACTATTGCTCCCGGCCCTGGGTCTACATGCATTCTAAGCTCGTTAGTATGTATTCTAAACCCTCCTGTTGCCTTTTTTTGTGTTATTGTTGCCCATCTTCCACCACCACATCCTAAAAAAATAATCTCCACCCTCAAAATACCACATCTCCTTTTTTGTGTTTTTGAACTGTAAAATTATTATATCCAGCTAATTATTAATCTTTTACTTTACCTCCTTACATTCTACTTTGTACGTTCCATTTACAGATAGTTTTATATAGGGATAGGTTATAACCATTGTCGCAAATTCCTTTGGAGGAATAACTTTATAATAAACTGTAATTCCGTGATTAGCTTCTGTTATATTTACTATCTCTATTTTATATCCAGCGGTTGGCATTTCACCCAAGTTTATGACTATTACAGTTTTATTCCCTTCATAGTAATAATAATATCCCCTATTTTTCTCTCCAAAAGCACCATAGGCAATTATTTCATAATTTAATGTTTTTGAGAGATTGGTTTTATTATTGGGTTTATTATTTGTATTATTGTTAGTGTTTTGGATGCTTTGATTTTTAGAAGTATTTAAGTTGGCATATAGGTTATTTTTTGTATTGGAATGTTCTGTTTTATTTTTTTCAGAGATATTTTTTTCAAAAGAGACACAGCCACACAAAGTTATAGAACAAAAAATAACCATAAACAGAAATAATATAATCATATTCTTTTTCATTTTCCAAACCTCCGCTGTCTTCTCTGATACTCCCTAACCGCTCTTAGAAAATCCACTCTCCTAAATAACGGCCAGTATATATCACAAAAATACAACTCTGAATAAGAACTCTGCCAAATTAAAAAATTGCTAATTCTCTCCTCCCCAGAAGTTCTAATAATCAAATCAGGATTTGGAAATGGCAAATCTGCAGTGTATAAATGCTTATCTATCAGCTCTTTATCAATATCTTCTGGCTTTATTTCCCCTCTTTTAACCTTTTCAGCTATCTTTTTTACAGCATCTATTATCTCTTGCTGTCCTCCATAGGCAATAGCTACATTAACAAAAAATTTATTGTAGTTTTTTGTCCTCTCTTCAGCGTATTTTATCGCTTTTTGAACATTTTTTGGTAATAGGTGGATTCTTCCAATGGCTCTAACTCTAACTTCATATTCATGAATCTCCTCATCATCCGCAATTTCATAAAACTTTTTTTCAAACAATTCCATTAATTTATCAACTTCTTCTCTTGGACGTTTAAAATTTTCAGTAGAAAAGGCGTATAAAGTTACAACCTTTATTCCCAAGTCCCTTGCCCATCTTAAAACATCTCTAACCTTTTCAGCTCCTAAGTAATGGCCATAATATCTGTCTCTTCCATAAATTTCAGCAGCTCTTCTATTTCCATCCATTATTATAGCTACATGTTTTGGTAGATTGTTTTTGTCAATTGATTCCTCTAAGATTTTCTCGTAAATTTTTAAAGCTCCAGAATTGTCTAAAAATCTATAAAAATCAATTATTGCTCTTTTTCCAATACTCTTTAATTTGTTTTTTATATTATCCAAAATCCCCACCTGCTAAAAATTTAACAGCATTGATAAGCATAGGGCTTCGCCCTATTGCTATGAAACTTTAATAAAGTCTCATCAAAAACTGACACCTCCTCGCTTACGCTCGGAGGTGTAAATTAAGCAAATTTGGGGTATACCCACAGGACTTTCACAGTTTTTAGATTATTAAGGAATTTAGATGCCAATGGCATCAATATTCAATAAGAAAAATTATTCCTGTGAAAGTCCTGTGCCAATAGGGGGCGTAGCCCCTATGGTGTTATACCCAGACCGGGGCTTCACTACGTTCAGTCCCACTTTCTATTTAAGTATACAATAGGGAGCTTTGTCCTTATGGGCAGATAAAAATTTAACAGCATTGTAATATCTCTCCCAATTAGCGTTTCTACTTGTATCTATAAAATTGATGTCTTTGTCTGATAAAATCACAGCTCCATAACCTGGAATTTTGCAAACTAAACCCAAACATCTAAAAATTATATTTCCCGTAATTCCATCTATGGCAATAATAATATTGTATCCATCTTTTAAATATTCCTCTATTAATATACCATTATGTATAATATCTAAGTTTCCTTTAAAATGTTTCACTATTTCCTCTGCTTCATATATTGTTTCATCCACTACTTTATTTCTTCCTAAATCCCCTAATCTTCCTCCAGAAAGGACAGCAACTTTTGGTTCAATATTATGATTTTTTAAAAACTTAGATGCAAATTCTATAATCCTTATTTTGTCTTTTATTCTTTCATTTTTATCTTCTGATATATCATCAATCCCTACTGGGGATAGTAAAAAAATTTCATTGGTAAATGGATTCTTTAAAACGGATGCTCTATAAAATTTTCCTATTCTTTCTCTTAAATAGAGAATTACTTTTGAAGATGATAAAGAGCCCCTAACGGCCCCCTCTATTTCTCCATTTATTAATTTATCTACTAAAAGTTTTGGATTGTCAATTAATTCAACTTCTACTCCTTCTTCTTTTAATTTTTCATAAGCTTTTAAAACTTCTTTTTTATTATCTCCTATGCCTATAGCATACATGGTTATCACTTAAACTCAACTTCTATACCTAAAATATCCCTTTTTCCTTTTAAGATATCTTCAGCTATTAGAGCTCCTCCAATTGCCCCACTTTCTCCATATAAAGCAAATATCTTTGCATCAACAAATTCCTTAATTCTTTTTGGGATATCTATTGGGTCCCTTAAAGTTCCTATAGAGCCTGCTAAAACCACTCTTCTTTTATTTTTATTTAAAAGTGGTAATAAGCTGTTAATTTCCATAGAAACACTTAAAATTAAGCTATCAACTGCCAGTCTACAATTTTCATCATTAAAATAGTTGTTAATTATCTCCTCCTTAGTGTTCTCAACACCTTTATAGAGCTTGGCTATTTTAACAGCTCCAGCTTTAGAAAATGCTTCATTTGCTGTAATTTTCCCAGCATCTATATCTCTAATCATCTCTAAATCTATTGGGCCGTGTAACATTCCAATAGCCCCAATACACGCATCAAATCCTCCAAAAATCTTACCGTTTTTTATCAATAAAGTTACAGTATTTGAAGAGATATCGGATAAAACAAAATCATTAAATCCAAATAGTTTGTGTGCATAATAAGCAATTGATACCTTTTCAGGGGATGCAATGTGAGAATATAATGCTCTAAATCTCTCATCTAAGCATTCTATTCCTCTATGCAATCCTGGAATAACTATAGCTGGCAATCCAGATTCTTTAATCTCATCATAAACCTTTGTTCCCCCTCCAACCTTCTCTCCAGCTCCTTCAATGCTTAAAACTCCTCTATTTTTAACCTTCTCTATTGGTAAAATTTTGTTTATGCCATCTCCCATGGAATAGGTTAGAGCAACCAAATCAATATTTTCCAATGGAATATGTTTTTTCAACTCTTCTAAGTAAGATTTTTCTTTAAGCTCAGTCCTTTTTAGTTTAAATATTATCTTTTTATCGTTATCTTTTATGCATGTGGTTATTCCAGATGTTCCATGGTCTATTCCAACGGTTATCATATCTTCCCCTCTTTTGTTTATTAATCTCAATTACCACAAATTTTATAAATGTAGGTGATTTAATTACGTTAAGGGGATAATATGGAGAAGTTTGATATTGCAATGTCAGTGTTTTTGGTAATGATATTTTTGTTTATATTTTTGCCTATTGTATATATGCTATCAAATCCAGGGGATTTAAGCCAATTATTAGATAAAGAAGTTATAGAAGCATTTAAAACAACACTATTAGCTGGGGCTGTTGCTACTCTAATTGCCTTAATTTTTGGAATTCCTACTGGCTATATTTTGGCAAGGTATGATTTTAAATTTAAAAGTTTTATTGAGGCTGTTTTAGATTTACCAATGGCTATTCCTCATAGTGTTATTGGGATTATAATCCTATCCTTCATTTATGGCATTGATATTATAAAATTTATTGGTAGATACATAGTTGATAACTTTTGGGGCATTGTTGTCGTCTATTTATTTGTAGGAATTCCATTTATGGTTAATAGTATAAGGGATGGATTTTTGAGTGTTGATGAAGAGATTGAGTATGTATCAAGAACATTGGGGGCATCAAAAATAAGGACATTTTTTGAAATATCCTTACCATTAATAAAAAATAATATCATATCTGGAATTATTTTAAGCTTTGCAAGAGGAATTAGCGAAGTTGGGGCAATATTGATAATAGCTTATTATCCAAAAACAGTCCCTGTCTTAATATTGGAGAGATTCATGAGCTTTGGATTGGATGCCTCAAAACCAATATCAGTTGGAATGATTTTGGTTAGCATAGCATTATTTGCATTGCTAAGAATGTTTGGAAAGATGAAAAGGGATAGTAATACTTAGATTATGCAATCTAATGCCTTATCTAAAATAATGGATATTAATTGGGGCTGAAAGCCCCAACTTATAACCAATTATCAAAGGAAATATTGTTTTATAATGAACTTAGAGGCCCTTTTGGGCTTCTACAAGTGCAATATTAAATTTTAAAACTTTGATAATTGGTTAGATAGACGAGTTTTGGTCAAGCTTTTTCTAAAAGGTTGAGGGGGAATCATGCTTAAAGTAGAAAATCTATCAAAAATTTGGAAAGATTTTAAATTAAAGAACGTT encodes the following:
- a CDS encoding DUF2283 domain-containing protein; this translates as MKIRYDPKSDILYILIKEGDVSDTDEIDEDVWIEYDKDGNIIGIELWNAGEKVIGNILKEIKNLDKAKIA
- a CDS encoding DUF4258 domain-containing protein — its product is MEIYLTEHAKLRLKERNIELNEVVNIIKNPKMKFYDIRNRHLIAIGEREKKEGHYLIIAYDRVREGVEVVTVIDTSKSLEKIVSNRVNNARWIRL
- the carB gene encoding carbamoyl-phosphate synthase large subunit, with amino-acid sequence METIEKVMVFGSGPIVIGQAAEFDFSGSQACKALKEEGIYTILVNSNPATIQTDTDMADKVYLEPLHPTIVEKIIEKERPDAILPTMGGQTGLNLALELHRRGILDKYGIKLLGSNIKTIEIAEDRELFAEAMAEINEPVTKCKAVNSVDEAIEFAEEIGYPVIVRPAFTLGGTGGGIAHNKEELMDIASKGLKYSIIHQVLIDESVLGWKEFELEVMRDRKDTCIIVCGMENIDPMGIHTGESIVVSPIQTLPDEFYQKLRNAAIKIIRHLGIEGGCNIQFAVNKEMTEYRVIEVNPRVSRSSALASKATGYPIARIAAKIAIGKTLDEILNDVTKETPASFEPTLDYVVVKIPRWPFDKFKTVDKRLGTSMKSTGEVMAIGRSFEEALQKAIRSLDIGRFGLIGDGKDKDYSDEEIEEILKNPTDERIFVIAKALEKGWSVEKIVELTDIDEFFIKKIKNIVDMKKELEKLKEDEELDIYKLSIKAEKL
- the gltX gene encoding glutamate--tRNA ligase, which gives rise to MEEKILAIALRNAIKYNGKANPKAVLGIFLSENPEYRSKAKEILPIVEKVVEDVNKLPLDEIKKKLEELGEDAKKKEKKERDLELPNVKDKVVMRFAPNPSGPLHIGHARAAVLNDYFVKKYGGKLILRLEDTDPKRVLPEAYDMIKEDLDWLGVKVDEVVIQSDRIELYYEYGRKLIEMGKAYVCDCNPEEFRELRNKGIPCKCRERAVEDNLELWEKMLNGELENVAVRLKTDIKHKNPSIRDFPIFRIEKTPHPRTGDKYCVYPLMNFSVPVDDYLLGMTHVLRGKDHIVNTEKQAYIYKYFGWEMPEFIHYGILKIEDIVLSTSAMYKGIKEGLYSGWDDVRLGTLRALRRRGIKPEAIYEIMKRIGIKQADVKFSWENLYAINKELIDKDARRFFFVWNPKKLVIEGADKKVLKLRMHPDRPEFGERELIFDGEVYVVGDELEENKMYRLMELFNIVVEKVDDIALAKYHSDDFKIARKNKAKIIHWIPVKDSVKVKVLMPNGEIKEGFAEKDFKMVEVDDIIQFERFGFVRIDKKDDEIVCCYAHR
- the rrmJ gene encoding 23S rRNA (uridine(2552)-2'-O)-methyltransferase codes for the protein MGRKDKRWILQRKKDFYYKLAKKLKYRSRASFKLMQLNEKFNVIKPGKIVLDLGCAPGGWMQVAREIVGDKGFIIGIDLQPVKPFEYDNVVAIKGDFTLEESLNKIRELIPNEEKKVDVVISDASPNISGYWDIDHARSIDLVTTALQIATEMLKERGNFVAKVFYGDMIDDYVNLVKKYFEKVYITKPQASRKESAEVYVIAKRYTGKKWEEEDKIKRVKKVEDEENGELLAKKIKEMRKLKSKK
- a CDS encoding flippase gives rise to the protein MSLGKDSIYILLSNIYSKGMAYLFYFITAFLLGTEAFGILKGLMPIVDTLTIFFSSGIPPAIAKFLAEEKEANINKYIPILYLMILFSIFGFILTPYVKYILGGHYLNLDNSLYLAIGFCVVASTLIAFSRGILQGLLKIKYLSLTWIVEYTVKVILVFILTLYFGIFGSLLSISLSYLIAGIFGVYLIYKALKGKFDFKKLIDIKDITKNIFSNFNLDILKYSVPIALTSSSYRLFGDIDNIVIMSIMGGFWSGIYGYSSLISRGIFMFASAVSIPLLPRISKTKDLSLLKEGIIQNTIFSSIFVLGCLFFPEIPLIAFFKIANPEGILCLRILAISSLFMSYYTLISSALQGLGYAKISFYIILFGLVLNIVLNLILVNAYGIVGGSLATLITSITVFLIGVFAILRIKKHK
- a CDS encoding MBL fold metallo-hydrolase, which codes for MRVEIIFLGCGGGRWATITQKKATGGFRIHTNELRMHVDPGPGAIVRLNELKISPWRTNALFISHCHPDHYTDGEIIVEAITQGMTKKRGVFLGSLSVVEGFGEYEHVVSKYHQSKLEKVQVLYPKDEVELYDTTLKATHTKHGDPFGIGFRLSTIYGDIGYTSDTELIPELIEDFDGVRILIANIVRKKNERIKGHLCSNDAIDLINSMSKKPELLIMNHMGVKMTNPQIEAEYISQNTGIEVIPAKLGLKVELLNGKYKYQLIK
- a CDS encoding protease complex subunit PrcB family protein, with translation MKKNMIILFLFMVIFCSITLCGCVSFEKNISEKNKTEHSNTKNNLYANLNTSKNQSIQNTNNNTNNKPNNKTNLSKTLNYEIIAYGAFGEKNRGYYYYYEGNKTVIVINLGEMPTAGYKIEIVNITEANHGITVYYKVIPPKEFATMVITYPYIKLSVNGTYKVECKEVK
- the uppS gene encoding polyprenyl diphosphate synthase translates to MDNIKNKLKSIGKRAIIDFYRFLDNSGALKIYEKILEESIDKNNLPKHVAIIMDGNRRAAEIYGRDRYYGHYLGAEKVRDVLRWARDLGIKVVTLYAFSTENFKRPREEVDKLMELFEKKFYEIADDEEIHEYEVRVRAIGRIHLLPKNVQKAIKYAEERTKNYNKFFVNVAIAYGGQQEIIDAVKKIAEKVKRGEIKPEDIDKELIDKHLYTADLPFPNPDLIIRTSGEERISNFLIWQSSYSELYFCDIYWPLFRRVDFLRAVREYQRRQRRFGK
- the mtxX gene encoding methanogenesis marker protein Mmp4/MtxX, translating into MYAIGIGDNKKEVLKAYEKLKEEGVEVELIDNPKLLVDKLINGEIEGAVRGSLSSSKVILYLRERIGKFYRASVLKNPFTNEIFLLSPVGIDDISEDKNERIKDKIRIIEFASKFLKNHNIEPKVAVLSGGRLGDLGRNKVVDETIYEAEEIVKHFKGNLDIIHNGILIEEYLKDGYNIIIAIDGITGNIIFRCLGLVCKIPGYGAVILSDKDINFIDTSRNANWERYYNAVKFLSAHKDKAPYCILK
- a CDS encoding methanogenesis marker 12 protein, which codes for MITVGIDHGTSGITTCIKDNDKKIIFKLKRTELKEKSYLEELKKHIPLENIDLVALTYSMGDGINKILPIEKVKNRGVLSIEGAGEKVGGGTKVYDEIKESGLPAIVIPGLHRGIECLDERFRALYSHIASPEKVSIAYYAHKLFGFNDFVLSDISSNTVTLLIKNGKIFGGFDACIGAIGMLHGPIDLEMIRDIDAGKITANEAFSKAGAVKIAKLYKGVENTKEEIINNYFNDENCRLAVDSLILSVSMEINSLLPLLNKNKRRVVLAGSIGTLRDPIDIPKRIKEFVDAKIFALYGESGAIGGALIAEDILKGKRDILGIEVEFK
- the wtpB gene encoding tungstate ABC transporter permease WtpB codes for the protein MEKFDIAMSVFLVMIFLFIFLPIVYMLSNPGDLSQLLDKEVIEAFKTTLLAGAVATLIALIFGIPTGYILARYDFKFKSFIEAVLDLPMAIPHSVIGIIILSFIYGIDIIKFIGRYIVDNFWGIVVVYLFVGIPFMVNSIRDGFLSVDEEIEYVSRTLGASKIRTFFEISLPLIKNNIISGIILSFARGISEVGAILIIAYYPKTVPVLILERFMSFGLDASKPISVGMILVSIALFALLRMFGKMKRDSNT